A region from the Sebastes umbrosus isolate fSebUmb1 chromosome 18, fSebUmb1.pri, whole genome shotgun sequence genome encodes:
- the adgrf3b gene encoding adhesion G-protein coupled receptor F3: MCSRVFLFLTGAVYILYQVLATDVYIAELMVEGNVTLQAETVMSVFNTTTNLTVIDKDGIAHPVTISFSELVAECQIIGDQTSCKCYPGYVWSNTVCYNHSCCREMTCTQNVSDIVPLCVAKVKVRINGSVIMNTGMWSSVQTTQLETEFGKLNAFEYLNVTGHRLDNKVTDFEVAVSIKFDTFRLQVIVENLQTSLGAVLWVDTSGMVTIESPNTTVCYKSDPVLKCTFEEATDSAGWNMSRKYERFELNNGSVVKLGYDCSTEVSEKSCVEVTLQEVTGIWSGSYECGFTHRSVRHTAKAELNVALLPDVIVMKTNPLTADCSGGDSSVRIKVTATISNSTETFEVWWSYSGTGKNTTTDYISDGDNLVYAFNVDVSCTESSKAQYVTVTFKNTKDQVQSERVDIPVIYEGKTFCIEEDVNGQCWPKTPAGDTVINTTCPEGRVGYKSRTCDGTTWQSVFPNCVDEELKKVLNAAENFRKGLGATQAVALDIFAGLKNSSTSDSFSDDDYSIADINAAISVLDVMASASEFIDLQDDVLPDFVNAASNMLNKTWGGVNRSIVEQMSSNYLHSVEELVQNIKFNKSNDLDTQNLQLKFCTSRDCNVSVFGIDVNLNKSTGVMKTVAVKNLMDKLKNNYVTKERTSLLVSTTLEDRHDPYLEIMKIKMQFPQEQLVPTKPFCVFWDSLKREWSNVGCTAQTSDGNRTVCECNHLTSFSVLMSKGDVPDKVLDIITNVGLGISVCSLLIFLIIEYLVWSAVVKSNLSHFRHTAIVNIAVFLLLANCSFLASTSPESLGDTWCLTLTVCKHLFYLAMFSWMLCMSVMLVHQLIFVFSPLRKRVFMFFSSIVGYICPILIVGSSYVYSKYTEKEYYNKKTCWLVYERLLEGSIHAFLLPIGTVILTNIFSMVVVILTLVKSSAPEGSKADDKETAKSIIKVLVFLTPVFGVTWIIGFALLLLKTSSPMYKVASYSFTILNSFQGLFILITGCFAEQKVREEMIRLITAKSKGKSESKTNLTTTYTKDK; the protein is encoded by the exons ATGTGTTCCAgggtgtttctgtttctgacaGGAGCTGTGTACATCCTCTATCAG GTCCTTGCCACAG ATGTCTACATTGCTGAGCTGATGGTGGAAGGTAATGTCACGCTGCAGGCCGAGACCGTCATGTCAGTTTTCAACACGACGACTAACCTCACAGTGATCGATAAGGATGGCATTGCCCACCCAGTGACCATCTCCTTCAGTGAACTGGTAGCAG AGTGCCAGATTATTGGAGATCAAACCAGTTGCAAATGCTATCCCGGGTATGTTTGGAGCAACACAGTGTGCtacaatcacagctgttgccgTGAAATGACTTGCACACAAAATGTGTCAGACATCGTTCCACTCTGCGTTGCCAAAGTCAAAG TTCGCATCAATGGATCAGTTATAATGAATACAGGCATGTGGAGTTCTGTCCAAACTACCCAG CTTGAGACTGAATTTGGAAAACTGAATGCCTTTGAGTACCTGAATGTAACCGGTCACAG GCTAGACAACAAAGTTACCGACTTTGAGGTAGCTGTCAGCATCAAATTTGACACTTTCAGACTTCAAGTCATTGTGGAAAATCTGCAAACCAGTCTCGGAGCTGTACTTTGGGTCGACACTTCAG GAATGGTCACCATTGAGTCcccaaacactacagtgtgctaTAAGTCTGATCCAGTACTGAAATGCACATTTGAGGAGGCGACAGACAGTGCTGGATGGAACATGAGTAGGAAGTATGAACGCTTTGAGCTCAACAACGGCAGTGTGGTGAAACTGGGCTACGACTGTTCTACAGAGGTCTCAGAGAAGTCTTGTGTTGAAGTTACACTCCAGGAGGTGACAGGCATCTGGTCAG GCTCATACGAGTGTGGGTTCACTCATCGGTCAGTCAGGCACACAGCCAAGGCAGAATTGAATGTGGCTCTCCTGCCCGATGTGATCGTCATGAAGACCAATCCTCTTACTGCAGACTGTTCGGGAGGGGATAGCAGTGTTCGTATAAAAGTCACTGCCACCATCTCAAACAGCACAGAGACCTTTGAAGTTTGGTGGAGCTACAGTGGTACAGGGAAAAATACAACAACTGACTACATAT CTGATGGAGATAACCTGGTCTATGCTTTCAACGTTGATGTCAGTTGTACGGAATCCAGCAAGGCACAATATGTTACTGTCACTTTTAAGAACACTAAGGACCAAGTACAAAGTGAAAGAGTGGATATCCCAGTAATTTATG AGGGTAAAACATTTTGCATTGAGGAAGATGTAAATGGACAATGTTGGCCAAAAACCCCAGCTGGAGACACAGTGATTAATACAACATGTCCAGAGGGCAGGGTTGGCTATAAGTCACGCACCTGTGATGGCACTACCTGGCAGTCGGTGTTTCCCAACTGCGTTGATGAAGAGTTGAAGAAAGTTTTGAATGCTGCAGAA aACTTCCGTAAGGGACTAGGGGCTACCCAGGCGGTGGCCCTGGATATATTTGCAGGGCTTAAGAACAGCTCTACATCCGATTCTTTTTCTGATGACGATTATTCTATTGCCGACATTAACGCTGCCATCAGTGTTCTTGATGTGATGGCCAGTGCATCGGAATTTATTGACTTGCAAGACGACGTCCTTCCT GATTTTGTGAACGCAGCAAGCAATATGTTGAACAAGACCTGGGGTGGGGTCAACAGATCTATTGTTGAGCAGATGTCATCAAATTACCTTCACTCCGTGGAGGAACTAGTACAGAATATCAAGTTCAACAAGAGCAACGATCTCGACACTCAAAATTTACAGCTCAAATTCTGCACAAGTCGCGACTGTAACGTGTCCGTGTTTGGCATCGACGTGAATCTGAACAAGTCCACTGGAGTAATGAAAACCGTTGCCGTGAAAAATCTAATGgataaactaaaaaataattACGTCACAAAGGAGCGTACCAGCCTCTTAGTATCGACGACGCTGGAGGACCGCCACGATCCTTATTTAGAAATTATGAAAATTAAAATGCAGTTTCCCCAGGAGCAGCTGGTACCCACTAAACCTTTCTGCGTATTCTGGGACAGCTTAAAGAGGGAATGGTCAAATGTGGGATGCACTGCCCAAACTAGCGATGGAAACCGCACAGTCTGTGAATGCAACCAcctgacttcattctctgtccTCATGTCCAAGGGTGACGTACCTGATAAAGTCCTAGATATCATTACCAATGTGGGCCTGGGTATTTCCGTCTGCTCGTTGCTGATCTTCCTCATCATTGAGTATCTAGTGTGGTCGGCCGTGGTCAAGAGCAACCTTTCGCATTTCCGTCACACAGCCATAGTGAACATTGCCGTGTTTCTCTTGCTCGCTAACTGCAGTTTCTTGGCCTCCACCTCCCCTGAGAGTCTCGGGGACACCTGGTGCCTGACTTTGACGGTATGCAAACACCTGTTTTACTTGGCCATGTTCAGCTGGATGCTGTGCATGAGCGTCATGCTCGTCCACCAGCTCATCTTCGTCTTCAGCCCGCTGAGGAAAAGAGTCTTCATGTTCTTCTCCAGCATCGTAGGCTACATTTGCCCAATCTTAATAGTGGGATCCAGCTATGTGTATTCTAAATACACCGAGAAGGAATACTATAATAAGAAAACGTGCTGGCTAGTTTATGAAAGACTCTTGGAGGGTTCCATTCATGCTTTCCTCCTCCCCATAGGAACCGTTATTTTGACAAATATCTTTTCCATGGTGGTCGTTATTCTTACTCTAGTGAAGTCCTCGGCCCCTGAGGGCAGCAAAGCAGACGACAAGGAGACAGCCAAGAGCATCATCAAAGTGTTGGTCTTTCTAACGCCTGTTTTTGGAGTAACATGGATAATTGGCTTCGCTCTGCTCCTATTGAAGACTAGCAGTCCCATGTATAAAGTTGCCAGCTACAGTTTTACCATCCTCAATTCCTTCCAG ggccttttcattttgatcaCTGGGTGTTTTGCAGAGCAGAAG GTTCGAGAGGAAATGATAAGGCTCATAACG GCAAAATCCAAAGGAAAAAGTGAGAGCAAGACGAATTTGACAACCACGTACACAAAAGACAAATGA
- the mep1a.2 gene encoding meprin A subunit alpha — protein sequence MGSGDGLRKIAALIGVFVVLKVQAVPTRAGDNADAGELRDDILEINRGLTHLFQGDIAGDPNRNAILDETRRWKFPIPYILTDSLELNAKGVILQAFEEYRLRSCVDFKPYEGESSYLYFTKQSGCWSYVGDDRTGQNVSIGERCDTKSIVQHELLHALGFYHEQSRSDRDDYVKIWWDQIEDGMEHNFNKYEDDFITDLNTPYDYESIMHYRPLSFNINESVPTITTTIPYFNEVIGQRMDFSAVDITRLNRMYDCANTHTLLDQCSFELINICGMIQNEQDNADWVQTLSSPADTDHTVSGRCRDSGYFMKFDTSSGAVGSSALLESRILYPKRDEQCLQFFYKMTGAAGDKLVIWIRTDDGTGTVRSVRKIHTITGNGDALWEIVHVTLKVTEKFRYFFQGIRGSSNSSGAILIDDITLTETICPSVVWQIHNFTSALATTPLGSPVKSKCFYNSEGYSFGISVYPNGKVSAYPDYVGIALHLCSGENDAVMQWPAINRQATIVAMDQDPDVKLRMSSTRSFTTVTDPRWNKPTATSGAVLDEDCRCYRGQDFGWSTFISHKHLDRRSFLKNDDLIITADFNDLTYLIKTEVPVKPAAPSNDITDEKPISEVEMRPEAHKHREARAANPCHPNPCFNGGMCVESEGKASCRCASSQTTYYAGKRCEDLNVNGGILGALIGGAAGTVVLTLAIFTVIRRAQ from the exons ATGGGCTCTGGAGACGGTTTGAGGAAAATTGCTGCGCTGATCGGAGTCTTTGTGGTATTGAAG GTGCAAGCTGTTCCGACACGTGCCG GTGATAATGCAGACGCTGGTGAACTGAGGGACGACATACTTGAGATCAATAGAG GGTTAACACACCTGTTTCAGGGAGACATCGCTGGTGAT CCCAACAGGAATGCAATCCTTGATGAAACAAGAAGATGGAAGTTTCCCATTCCCTATATCTTAACGGATTCTTTAG AACTGAATGCTAAAGGTGTGATCCTCCAGGCTTTTGAGGAATACCGTTTGAGATCCTGTGTGGACTTCAAGCCCTACGAGGGCGAGAGCAGCTACCTCTACTTCACCAAGCAGTCTGG ATGCTGGTCATatgttggagatgatagaacaGGCCAGAATGTGTCCATTGGGGAGAGGTGTGACACTAAGTCCATTGTGCAGCATGAGCTCCTCCACGCTCTGGGCTTTTACCATGAACAGTCTCGCTCAGATAGAGATGACTATGTCAAAATCTGGTGGGACCAGATTGAAGACG GTATGGAGCACAATTTCAACAAGTACGAGGATGACTTCATCACTGATCTGAACACGCCATATGATTATGAGTCCATCATGCACTACAGGCCGCTGTCCTTCAACATAAATGAAAGTGTCCCAACAATCACCACCACCATACCATATTTTAATGAGGTCATTGGCCAGCGGATGGACTTCAGTGCAGTGGACATCACCAGGCTCAACCGCATGTACGACTGTG ccaacacacacactctcttggACCAGTGCTCTTTTGAGCTGATCAACATCTGTGGAATGATTCAGAACGAGCAGGACAACGCAGATTGGGTCCAAACGCTGAGCAGTCCAGCTGATACCGACCACACCGTGTCAGGGCGCTGCAGAG ATTCTGGCTACTTCATGAAGTTTGACACATCTTCTGGCGCAGTTGGAAGCAGTGCCTTGCTAGAGTCACGTATCCTCTACCCCAAGAGGGACGAGCAGTGCCTGCAGTTTTTCTACAAGATGACTGGAGCAGCTGGAGACAAACTGGTGATATGGATCAGGACTGATGATGGGACAGGGACTGTACGCAGTGTCAGGAAGATCCACACCATTAcag GTAACGGAGATGCTCTCTGGGAAATAGTCCATGTGACTCTCAAGGTGACAGAGAAGTTCCGCTATTTCTTCCAAGGCATCAGAGGATCATCCAACTCCTCGGGTGCCATCTTAATCGATGACATCACTCTTACTGAGACCATTTGCCCCAGTGTTGTCTGGCAAATCCACAACTTCACCAGCGCTCTCGCCACCACTCCTCTTGGCAGTCCAGTTAAAAGCAAGTGCTTCTACAACTCAGAGGGCTACTCATTCGGTATCAGTGTTTACCCAAATGGAAAAGTGAGTGCCTATCCAGACTATGTTGGCATAGCCTTGCACCTCTGCAGTGGGGAAAATGACGCAGTGATGCAGTGGCCAGCCATAAACAGGCAAGCGACTATCGTTGCCATGGACCAGGACCCGGATGTAAAACTGAGAATGTCTTCTACAAGAAGCTTCACCACAG TCACTGATCCTCGTTGGAACAAACCAACAGCTACTTCAGGTGCAGTGTTGGATGAAGACTGCCGGTGCTATCGTGGTCAAGACTTTGGCTGGAGCACATTCATTTCTCACAAGCACTTGGACAGGAGGAGCTTCCTCAAGAACGATGACCTCATCATTACTGCTGACTTCAATG ATTTGACATACTTGATCAAGACTGAGGTGCCTGTCAAACCGGCCGCACCAAGTAATGACATCACAGATGAGAAGCCAATCAGCGAGGTGGAAATGAGACCAGAGGCTCATAAACACAGAGAAGCACGTGCTGCCAACCCCTGTCATCCCAACCCTTGTTTTAATGGAGGCATGTGTGTGGAGAGTGAAGGGAAAGCCtcatgcag GTGTGCATCAAGCCAGACCACCTACTATGCTGGTAAGAGGTGTGAGGACCTGAATGTAAACGGAGGCATTCTAGGAGCTCTGATCGGTGGCGCAGCGGGGACCGTGGTTCTGACGCTGGCCATCTTCACCGTCATCAGGAGAGCTCAGTGA